Proteins encoded within one genomic window of Rubrobacter aplysinae:
- a CDS encoding replication-associated recombination protein A — protein MDLFDSSGEEELSRRAPLAERLRPAALDDVIGQEHLTGEDGPLRSAAERGRVGTVILWGPPGTGKTTLARVVAGETSGEFVALSAVTGGVKELREALGGARERLKYEGRGTLVFVDEVHRFNKAQQDALLPALEEGLVDFIGATTENPAFEVTAPLLSRSRVLRLEPLGEERLAELLERGAAELGATLDEEARAHLLRLAGGDGRRLLNALEAASDLGGGEVGVSEVERAVGQASLRYGREEHYDVISAFIKSVRGGDPDAALHYLARMIEAGEDPVFMARRVVILASEDIGNADPQGLTLAVSAARAVEMIGMPEGRIPLAQAVTYLASAPKSNAAYAAIGQALSDVRDGSAPEVPLRLRQAPTGLAKSEGHGAGYRYAHDDVDAGVAGMNDRYLPDEMADRVYYEPKDSGEEAHAKERLDRWRAARRRREETGGD, from the coding sequence GTGGACCTTTTCGACTCATCGGGAGAGGAAGAGCTGTCGCGCCGGGCCCCGCTCGCCGAGCGGCTGCGCCCGGCCGCGTTGGATGACGTGATCGGCCAGGAGCACCTTACCGGCGAGGACGGGCCCCTGCGCTCCGCAGCCGAGCGGGGCCGGGTCGGGACCGTGATCCTGTGGGGACCGCCGGGCACGGGAAAGACGACCCTGGCACGGGTGGTCGCGGGAGAGACTTCGGGAGAGTTCGTGGCCCTGAGCGCGGTCACCGGCGGCGTGAAGGAGCTTCGGGAGGCGCTGGGCGGGGCGCGGGAGCGGCTGAAGTACGAGGGGCGCGGGACGCTGGTGTTCGTGGACGAGGTCCACCGCTTCAACAAGGCCCAGCAGGACGCCCTGTTGCCCGCGCTTGAAGAGGGTCTCGTGGACTTTATCGGGGCGACGACCGAGAACCCGGCCTTCGAGGTGACGGCCCCGCTGCTCTCCCGCTCGCGGGTGCTGCGCCTGGAGCCGCTCGGCGAGGAGCGGCTGGCGGAGCTTCTGGAACGCGGCGCGGCGGAACTCGGCGCGACGCTGGATGAGGAGGCGCGGGCGCACCTCCTGCGGCTGGCCGGGGGCGACGGGCGGCGGCTGCTGAACGCGCTGGAGGCGGCCTCGGACCTCGGCGGGGGAGAGGTCGGCGTCTCGGAGGTGGAGCGGGCGGTCGGGCAGGCTTCCCTGCGGTACGGGCGCGAGGAGCACTACGACGTAATAAGCGCGTTCATAAAGAGCGTGCGCGGCGGCGACCCGGATGCGGCGCTGCACTATCTGGCGCGCATGATCGAGGCCGGCGAAGACCCCGTTTTCATGGCGCGGCGGGTCGTTATCCTGGCCTCCGAGGACATCGGAAATGCCGATCCGCAGGGCCTAACCCTGGCCGTCTCCGCCGCCCGGGCGGTGGAGATGATCGGGATGCCCGAGGGCCGCATACCGCTCGCCCAGGCCGTGACCTACCTGGCCTCCGCGCCGAAATCAAACGCCGCCTACGCCGCAATCGGCCAGGCCCTGTCCGACGTGCGCGACGGCTCCGCGCCCGAGGTGCCGCTGCGCCTGCGCCAGGCCCCGACCGGGCTCGCCAAGAGCGAGGGCCACGGCGCGGGCTACCGCTACGCCCACGACGACGTGGACGCCGGGGTCGCGGGCATGAACGACCGCTACCTGCCGGACGAAATGGCGGACCGCGTCTACTACGAGCCCAAGGATAGCGGCGAGGAGGCCCACGCAAAGGAGCGCCTCGACCGCTGGCGCGCCGCGCGCCGCCGGCGGGAAGAGACCGGCGGGGATTAG
- a CDS encoding muconolactone Delta-isomerase, with protein sequence MLYFVKIRVKTEGLSLEELWDIWEPETEAALGAKGAGKVVDLYKVSGQRRVIVIMNVESNDELDQILMAGLPMAHELEMEEVLPLRTYEDFAEDIRNRWGARS encoded by the coding sequence GTGCTGTATTTCGTGAAGATTCGGGTAAAGACCGAGGGCCTCTCCCTGGAGGAGCTGTGGGACATCTGGGAGCCGGAGACAGAGGCCGCCCTCGGCGCGAAGGGCGCGGGCAAGGTCGTGGACCTGTACAAGGTCTCGGGCCAACGGCGGGTGATCGTGATCATGAACGTGGAGTCCAACGACGAGCTGGACCAGATACTCATGGCCGGCCTCCCGATGGCCCACGAGCTCGAGATGGAGGAGGTCCTGCCCCTACGAACCTACGAGGACTTCGCCGAGGACATCCGCAACCGCTGGGGGGCGCGCTCCTGA